The following coding sequences lie in one Silvanigrella aquatica genomic window:
- a CDS encoding Fur family transcriptional regulator, giving the protein MISATKNEKNHCLTVSEIEERLKKSGVGATAQRIAICKYVLCEADHPTAEDIKNWTDANFPKLSRATVYNTLEVLVEAGMLKELKLPHTGKVVYDTNVTEHFHFLDDETGKLFDISENECKVILNLPKDIQINEVDVFLRGKISSK; this is encoded by the coding sequence ATGATTTCTGCTACAAAAAACGAAAAAAATCATTGTCTGACTGTTTCAGAAATAGAAGAACGCCTGAAAAAATCAGGAGTTGGAGCGACTGCACAACGCATTGCCATCTGCAAATATGTGCTTTGTGAAGCGGATCATCCGACCGCAGAAGACATAAAAAACTGGACCGATGCTAATTTTCCAAAATTGAGCCGCGCCACGGTATATAATACTTTAGAGGTTTTGGTTGAGGCTGGTATGTTGAAAGAGCTTAAACTCCCTCATACGGGTAAAGTTGTGTATGATACGAATGTCACTGAACATTTTCATTTTTTAGATGACGAAACAGGAAAACTTTTTGACATCTCTGAAAATGAATGTAAGGTTATACTAAATTTACCAAAAGACATTCAAATCAATGAGGTAGACGTATTTTTACGTGGGAAAATTTCCTCAAAGTAA
- a CDS encoding TatD family hydrolase, with amino-acid sequence MDSHFHLNYLENVDEKLKNALHSQVFAGIAAGVWNADTLQNIQYYQDSNLNSILEFLKKDQIKLAKNNSYQLNSNKFSCFLAHGLHPIKVHENWLRDDGSEDVEKIGNDIAQFHEILLNNRDLIWAIGETGFDLSNEVIQHKKCKGISKTQLFELQNIAFETCINSAIKHDLPVILHLRAPWDLCIQKLKWAKKMGLKNMMIHCYSGPAEDMNLMSELSIYCSFGGVPTWEKAVHNRNAFIKCQSNLRMLETDSPDLPPEIPGIGRLKSNEPANLRQIIKILAPYLEISDEELISTSNENILKFLGIH; translated from the coding sequence ATTGATTCACATTTTCATTTAAATTATTTAGAAAATGTTGATGAGAAGTTAAAGAATGCTCTGCATTCTCAAGTGTTCGCAGGGATTGCAGCGGGTGTTTGGAATGCAGATACTCTGCAAAACATTCAATATTATCAAGATTCAAATTTAAATTCTATTTTGGAATTCCTAAAAAAAGATCAAATCAAATTAGCTAAAAATAATTCCTATCAATTAAATTCAAATAAATTCAGTTGTTTTTTAGCACACGGTTTGCATCCTATTAAAGTTCATGAAAATTGGCTTAGGGACGATGGCTCGGAAGATGTAGAAAAAATTGGGAATGACATTGCGCAATTTCATGAAATATTACTCAACAATAGGGATCTTATATGGGCCATTGGGGAAACAGGATTTGATCTTTCAAATGAAGTGATTCAGCACAAAAAATGCAAAGGGATTTCGAAGACACAGCTTTTTGAATTACAAAATATTGCTTTTGAAACTTGTATAAATAGTGCTATTAAACATGATCTTCCGGTCATACTACACTTGCGCGCACCCTGGGATCTTTGTATTCAAAAATTAAAATGGGCCAAAAAAATGGGTCTTAAAAATATGATGATCCACTGTTACAGTGGTCCTGCAGAAGATATGAATTTGATGTCGGAGCTTTCTATTTATTGTTCCTTTGGGGGTGTTCCCACATGGGAAAAAGCGGTACATAATCGCAATGCATTTATTAAATGTCAATCGAATTTACGTATGTTAGAAACCGATTCTCCTGATTTACCACCGGAAATACCTGGTATAGGAAGATTGAAATCTAATGAACCGGCAAATTTAAGACAGATTATTAAAATACTTGCACCTTATCTTG